GCGGGTGAGCGCAATGCCGAGTGCATTGTGGTCGCTATCGACAATGACGGCGCGCATCGCCTCGACGAATACTCGCCCTGGGCAAACGCCGAGTATAAGAAAGGCGGCGAAGGCGACCAGTACACCAACTTCTTGGCGCTCACCCTAAAACCGTATATTGACGCGCACTACCGCACCCGGCCCGATGCCGCCCACACGGCCATTGCCGGCGCCAGCATGGGCGGCCTCATTGCGCTATACGCGGGGCTGAAATACCCCATGCTCTTCGGGCGGGTAGGCGTGTTTTCGCCGGCCATCTGGTTTGCCAAAGATTCCATGCTGGCCTATGAGCGCCGCCGGCCCGTGCCGCTAGCCAGCCGTTTCTACTTCGTGGCGGGTCCTGGCGAAAGCGAAACCATGCTGCCACTCATGACGGAAGCGCGTAATGGCTTGCTGGCTAAGGGAGTGCAGCCTAATCACATTGAATTCAAAGCCCCGGCCGACGGCAAACATGCCGAATGGTTTTGGCGGCGCGAGTTTGGGCCCGCCTACCGCTGGCTGCTGGCCGAATAGCTAGGAACCTGGCAGCGGGGACATTGAAAAATAATCTGTCGAAAAGTTGCGGATATTGAAGCTAACCGTATATTTGCCACCGTATGAACCGCCGCCAGCTAGTCATTACCGCGATGAATTACCGACCCAAACCGGGCCTCGGAATCGCGCGTCATGGCCAGCTGCCCCGGGCACTCAGCAACTAAAAATGCTGCCGCCCTGCCCGTTCAGCTCAGCTTTACAGCCCGATTCCAGAAACCTGGAATCGGGCTTTTTTTTGGTGTTTCCTTTTCGTTACCGCTATGTCACTGCACTTGCTTGCCCGCCCGCACCACCCCGCCGCGCCCGCCTCGGGCATGGTCTGGAAGATGTTGTTCGACCGCCAGCAGGCGCTGCTGCACCGCTGGGCTAGCCCGGTATTTGGCCGCGCCCTCGCCGAGCTGGGTTTGCGCCGCGATGCGCTGCCCAACCTTGCGCACATCGGCCAGGTAGTACACCAGCGCACGGGCTGGACGTTGCTGCTCACCGGCGCACCCATAAGTGAAACGACCTACTGCGCCGCCCTGGCCCGGCGCGAATTGCCGGTAGTGTCGCGGCTGCGCAGCTTCAGCGAGTTTGACCAGCCGCCGGGCGGCCCCGACCTGTTTGCCGACCTCTTCGGCCGGGTGCCGCTGCTGCTGGAGCCCGGCTACGCCGACGCGCTGCAAGCTCTGGGGCAAGCCTGGGCATTGGCTACTTCGCCAGCGGCGCTGGCGCTGCTGCAACGGTTCACGCGCGCCACGTTCGAGCGGGGCTTGCTGGCCGCCCCCGGCGGGCGGCCGCACTTTTACGGCGCGGCCCTGCTGACTTCGGCCCGCCACCTGCACGCCGCCGCCGCCGCCGAAGCGACGGCTCACCAACCCCTAGCCAGCGCTGTGCTGCACCTGAACCAGCCCGAATCAACCGAGGCTAGCCTGCTGGCCGTGGAAGCACCTGTCTACTACGTAGCTGGCAGCTGGGCCGACCTGGGTGCGGCCTTGCAGGAGCTGCACCAGCAACTCCTAAAAATACAGCGGCAGCTGCTGGCCGGCCGGCCGCTGCCATTTGCCGGCGTGCCCGCCGCGCCCAGTGGCCGGGAGCTGGCATTCGCGGCGCGCATCCCAGGGCTGCGCTAAAGCTTGACCCTGTTTCCGAATACAAAAGTGCCTGCTTCGCGTAAGAAGCAGGCACTTTTTTAGTACGTCAAGAGGCTTTTATGCCTTGAGACGAGCCTTCAAATAAGCCAGGGCGCGCTGGTGCGCATCCGCCGCTAGCTCCTTGTTGTACTTAGGGTTAGAGGGGTTGGCAAAGGCGTGGTCGGCAGGATATTCTTTCACCGTTACTTTTTTGCCGGCGGTAGCCATGTCTTTTTCAAACTGCTTCACCACCTCGGGATTAATCCACTTATCCTGCTCCGCAAATAAGCCGAGCACGTCCGAGTTCAAGGTTTTGAGCTTGGCCACGTCCTTTTCGGGCATACCGTAGTACATCACGCAGCCCACGGTTTGCTTGCCGCCGAGCAGGGCGCTTTGCAGGCTCCAGCCGCCGCCAAAGCACCAGCCCACCGAGGCAAACTGCGCCTTGGGGCCAGCGTACAGCTGCGCGCCTTTAATGATGGCCTGCGCGCGTTCGGTCTTCACGCCTTGCATCAGCTTGCCGGCTTCTTCGGGCGTGGTGGCTACCTGGCCATCGTAGAGGTCTAGCGCAATGACGTTTACGCCGGGCAGTTCCTGGGCGTAGGTAGCAGCTTCTTTCTTGATATAGTCGTTCAGGCCCCACCACTCGTGGATGACGAACAGGTATTTGTTGCTTGGCTTGGCGCTCTTAATCTCGAAGCCGTGGCCGGTCTGGCCGTCGGTGGTTTTGAAGGTAATCATCTGGCCTTCGCCCTCGTAGGAGTAGGGCAGCGGCGCATCGTGGCCGCCCGAGAAGTCCTTGTCGGTGGCCAGCATAGCGAAGGCCTCGGTGGCGCTGGTCGTGGCCGGGCGGGCACAGCAGCTCAGCACCGTGGCCGTAGTCTGGGCCGTGGCAGTGCCTAGCGAAAAGGCGGCGGCTACTAACAGAAGTAGTTTTTTCATGTAGGTAAAAAGAAAAATGGTCCGGAAAGGTGCTACCCTAACCAGACCATCTCGCAGAGGTTTTCGGAATGCCGGGCGGGCTAGCCCACGTACTGCGTGCGCACCACGGCGCCCAGTTCGGTGAGCAGCGAAAACAGGCCCACGTAAGTCCGATTCAGATACACAAAGTGGGCCGAGCCGCGGGGCTCGCGCTGCTGGCGCAGGTCCTGGTCATGCATAAGGTCATCGCCCAGCGCGTAGAGACTACGCATATACGCCGGGTCGCCAAAGTCAAACGTGGCTTGCCTAAACGGCCGGCCCACCAGCTCCAGCGACTGCGTGAGCGTGCGCAAATACATGGCGCGCAAGGCTGGCGGGTCGGTGGGGCGCAGCACGCCGGCTTCGGCGAGCAGCGCTTCGAGGCGGGCGGGCTCGGCTAGGGTGGCGGGGTCGAACAAGGCCAAAAACTGCTGCTGCTCCAGCGACGGCACATCTTTCACGCAGCCAAAATCAAGCACGCCCACGGTGCCGCCAGCGGTGAGGCTAAACAGAAAATTGCCGGGGTGCGGGTCGGCGTGCAGCTGGCGCAACTCGCGCAGCTGGTACTGGTAAAAATCCCAGAGTGCCTGGCCGAGCTGGTTGCGCACTTCCTGGCTGGGGTTGTCGGCTAGAAACTCGACCAGGTGCTGGCCGGGCAACCAGTCCATGGTCAGGATGCGTGCTGCCGATAGCGCGGGATAATACGTCGGGAATTGCAGGTGCGGCAGGTGGCCGCACTTGGCCGCCACGGCCTGGCCCCGACTCAGTTCGAGCTTATAATCAGTCTCTTCGATAAGGCGCGCTTCTACTTCGGCCAAGTACGGGCGCAACGTTTCTTCCTTTAGGCCCATAATGCGCAGCGCTACCGGCTTCACCATCGCAATGTCGGACCGGATGCTGGCCCCCACGCCGGGGTACTGCACTTTCACGCCCAGGTTCTTCCCCATTTTGCGGGCAAAATGCACCTGCCCGATGCTGGCCGCCTGCCGGGCCTCGGGCTCAAACTCATCAAAAATCTGGCTGGGCGAGTGCCCAAAGGCATCGCGAAACGCCTTGACTACCAGCGGCCCCGAGAGCGGCGGCGTCTGGTACTGCGCCTGCTTGAACTGCGCCGCGTAGGCGGGCGGCAGTAGGTTTTTTTCCATGGCCAGCATCTGGGCCACCTTCAGCACCGAGCCTTTCATCTCGCTAAGGGTGCCGTAAAGCTCGGCCGCATTGGCCTCGTGCAGGTCGGTGGTGGGTGAGTCGGCGCCCACGGCTTTCTTGGCGTAGTGCTGCACGTAGTTGGCGCCCACCTTAAAGCCGGTTTTGGCGAAGCGGGCGGCGCGGGCCACCTTGGAGGTGGGCAGCGATTCCTGAGGTTGGTCGGACATGGCTAGGCGCGCTTTTGCAGCAAAAACCGGCCAAAGTCCAGGGCCGAGTCAAACGTATTGCGGCCCACTAGGTCAAAACTTAGGGTCACGGCCTTTTCCACGGCCGCGTCGGTGCGCTCGAAGTTGGCCGACTCGTCGCGCACGAAATAGAGCAGGATAAACTGCAGCTGGCGCAAGAAAATGCGCCCGTAGCCATCCTGCAAAAACGGCCGGCTAGCCACCTCGCCAGTGGCGCGACCCTCTTGCAAAAGCTCCTGCACAAATTCTTTAAACTCGTCTTCAAACTTGCTCAGCACTTTAGGTATCAAGGCTGGCTGGCGCTTTTGCGAGCGGCCCAGCGTGAGCAGTACGAAGCTGCGGTTGTTTTTCAGAATTTCGAGCAGCGTGTAATAAAACGCCAGCAGCTTCTCGCGGGCGCCGTAGCCCTGCCAGGCCGGTTCCTGGCTAGCCTGGGCGCGGGCTTCGCGGCCAAAATCGACCCACGCCTCGCGGTCGATAACGGCAAAGGAGGCGTAGTGGCGATAAAATTCACTCTCCGTAATACCCTGTGCGTCGGCAAAGGCAAAAACGGTTTTGGGCGCGCGGCCGTGGCGGCGCAAGTAGTCGAGGTAGGCGGGCTTTAGCAGGGTTGGCTCCATGCAAGTATAACCGTGAGCGCTGCCCGGCAGTTCGGGCTAGCCGGCTTATTTACGGCCCTTGCGGATGAGGTCGATGGCGCGCTCGCGGCCAAACTTGTGGTCCACTATCGGCGCCGGATACTGGTCGGTGCCAAACTCGGGCACCCACTGCTTTACGTATTTATACTCAGGGTCGTACTGCTTTTGCTGGCTGTCGGGGCTATACACCCGAAACCAGGGCGCGGCCACCGCACCGGTGCCGGCCATCCACTGCCAGTTGCCCACATTGTTGCTCATGTCGTAGTCGAGCAGCTTCTCCGAGAAGTAGTGCTCGCCCAGCCTCCAGTCGATAAACAACTGCTTGACCAGCAAGCCGGCTGCCGCAATGCGCGCCCGGTTATGCATGTAGCCCGTGGCGTTGAGCTGCCGCATGCCCGCATCCACGAGCGGGAAGCCGGTTCGGCCCTCGCACCAGGCTTTGTATTGCTCGGGGTCATCGCGGTAGGGGAGGTGGCGCATCTTGGGGTCGTAGGCCTCCGTGGCGGTATTCGGGAAATGCCAGAGCAGCATCATGAAGAAATCGCGCCATATCATCTCGTTTAAGAGCTTATCGTTCAGTTCCTGCGCCTGGTGCATGAGCTGCCGAATACTGACCGTGCCGAAGCGCAAATGCACCGACATGCGCGTAGTGCCGCGCTTGAGCGCCGGTAAGTCCCGCACTTTGTCGTAGTTTTTTACTACTTCGGCCGGCGGCAGGTGGGCCGGCGGCGTCCACTGCTCGTGCCGCTCAAAGCCCATTTCCTGTAGGGTCGGCCGGCTGGCATCGCCACGCTTGAGGCTAGCCAGGTTCTCCTTTTTAAAAAGCCTGGCCGATGGGTGCGGCTTAAAATCGTCCGGCGTCACCTTCGCTTGCCAAGCTTTGGAATACGCTCCAAATACCTTTGAGGGCTTGCCGTTTTTAGTTAGCAGCTCGTCTTTGGCGAAGATAACCTGGTCCTTG
The genomic region above belongs to Hymenobacter sp. BRD128 and contains:
- a CDS encoding deoxyribodipyrimidine photo-lyase; protein product: MKITLFWHRRDLRFQDNAGLAAALQSGQPVLPLFIYDQTILEKLPKDDARLTFILDQVERLAHEAHAAGGGLLARYGRTPAVFKQLLQDYDVAAVYTNEDYEPYATERDAAIAKLLQAHDVEFKSFKDQVIFAKDELLTKNGKPSKVFGAYSKAWQAKVTPDDFKPHPSARLFKKENLASLKRGDASRPTLQEMGFERHEQWTPPAHLPPAEVVKNYDKVRDLPALKRGTTRMSVHLRFGTVSIRQLMHQAQELNDKLLNEMIWRDFFMMLLWHFPNTATEAYDPKMRHLPYRDDPEQYKAWCEGRTGFPLVDAGMRQLNATGYMHNRARIAAAGLLVKQLFIDWRLGEHYFSEKLLDYDMSNNVGNWQWMAGTGAVAAPWFRVYSPDSQQKQYDPEYKYVKQWVPEFGTDQYPAPIVDHKFGRERAIDLIRKGRK
- a CDS encoding AarF/ABC1/UbiB kinase family protein, whose product is MSDQPQESLPTSKVARAARFAKTGFKVGANYVQHYAKKAVGADSPTTDLHEANAAELYGTLSEMKGSVLKVAQMLAMEKNLLPPAYAAQFKQAQYQTPPLSGPLVVKAFRDAFGHSPSQIFDEFEPEARQAASIGQVHFARKMGKNLGVKVQYPGVGASIRSDIAMVKPVALRIMGLKEETLRPYLAEVEARLIEETDYKLELSRGQAVAAKCGHLPHLQFPTYYPALSAARILTMDWLPGQHLVEFLADNPSQEVRNQLGQALWDFYQYQLRELRQLHADPHPGNFLFSLTAGGTVGVLDFGCVKDVPSLEQQQFLALFDPATLAEPARLEALLAEAGVLRPTDPPALRAMYLRTLTQSLELVGRPFRQATFDFGDPAYMRSLYALGDDLMHDQDLRQQREPRGSAHFVYLNRTYVGLFSLLTELGAVVRTQYVG
- a CDS encoding TetR family transcriptional regulator C-terminal domain-containing protein, yielding MEPTLLKPAYLDYLRRHGRAPKTVFAFADAQGITESEFYRHYASFAVIDREAWVDFGREARAQASQEPAWQGYGAREKLLAFYYTLLEILKNNRSFVLLTLGRSQKRQPALIPKVLSKFEDEFKEFVQELLQEGRATGEVASRPFLQDGYGRIFLRQLQFILLYFVRDESANFERTDAAVEKAVTLSFDLVGRNTFDSALDFGRFLLQKRA
- a CDS encoding dienelactone hydrolase family protein, which codes for MKKLLLLVAAAFSLGTATAQTTATVLSCCARPATTSATEAFAMLATDKDFSGGHDAPLPYSYEGEGQMITFKTTDGQTGHGFEIKSAKPSNKYLFVIHEWWGLNDYIKKEAATYAQELPGVNVIALDLYDGQVATTPEEAGKLMQGVKTERAQAIIKGAQLYAGPKAQFASVGWCFGGGWSLQSALLGGKQTVGCVMYYGMPEKDVAKLKTLNSDVLGLFAEQDKWINPEVVKQFEKDMATAGKKVTVKEYPADHAFANPSNPKYNKELAADAHQRALAYLKARLKA